ATAATCTCGCAACTTCAAATTCAAGGATGAAGTAATGAAAAAAGCTTTTACTATGATCGAACTAATTCTAATTATAGTTGTCATCGGCATATTAGCTGCGATCGCTATCCCAAGGATAATCGCTACAAGAGATGATGCGGTCTTAGTAAAGACTATGGCGGAGATTAGAACCGCTATCGAAGAGATAAATGCCTACTATATATCACAAGGCAAACTAGCTCTTGATACTACAAACAATAAAGTTAAATTTAAAGAGATGACAAATGCTGGGAT
Above is a window of Campylobacter concisus DNA encoding:
- a CDS encoding prepilin-type N-terminal cleavage/methylation domain-containing protein, which gives rise to MKKAFTMIELILIIVVIGILAAIAIPRIIATRDDAVLVKTMAEIRTAIEEINAYYISQGKLALDTTNNKVKFKEMTNAGILDSSGDLGFFAKNERCISLKFFAADQSCLGVDISEQGLCKKLWQAPEFKRFSQTMIKPAQGALPAHISFSAVRIVF